The Coleofasciculus sp. FACHB-1120 genome has a segment encoding these proteins:
- a CDS encoding GerMN domain-containing protein: protein MHRIRKSALFSFCLLLIVSGISACDTQVTDAAPSSETPKVVTESSTKPSTEPTQPQSSLEVSSSEKTAQTKQAVQSSFEPVKATPKKVKVFFPKNPQSGQDFTYVEPVWRTTNSPSTAQFAIEQLIAGPTSQEKARGLIDPIEFKGSSNCGKDFTISITNGIAKLKFCKSVISGGTGDDARQKFSINTTLKQFPTVNSVIILDRNGRCLNDQSGENTCLKKAEKLTTESGLSIDGLGSVKINMTVAQASSVAGTQIVPSRQNPNRVCDYYKPANGPEGVTFMVTEGRIATVEVETNKITTVHGIKVDDTESTIKSAYPGQIQVNRLLNSEKGKAWVLQPSSFADKDLRLVFVSPNGETVSRMIAGKVPEVNYAEGCLDVRPG, encoded by the coding sequence ATGCACCGCATCCGTAAATCAGCTTTATTTTCTTTTTGCTTGTTATTAATAGTTTCGGGTATCAGTGCTTGTGACACTCAAGTTACAGATGCCGCACCCTCCTCAGAAACACCCAAAGTCGTAACCGAATCATCAACCAAACCCTCGACCGAACCAACTCAACCCCAATCAAGCTTAGAGGTATCTTCTTCAGAAAAAACCGCTCAAACCAAACAAGCTGTTCAAAGCAGCTTCGAGCCGGTGAAAGCAACTCCAAAAAAGGTAAAAGTCTTTTTTCCTAAAAACCCCCAAAGCGGGCAAGATTTCACTTATGTTGAGCCAGTTTGGCGAACAACAAACAGTCCGAGTACAGCCCAGTTTGCCATTGAGCAATTAATCGCAGGGCCGACAAGTCAGGAAAAAGCTCGTGGTTTAATCGACCCTATTGAATTCAAGGGCAGTTCCAACTGCGGCAAAGATTTTACGATTTCCATCACGAATGGAATTGCTAAACTTAAATTCTGTAAGTCGGTAATTTCAGGAGGTACTGGAGATGATGCTCGTCAAAAATTCTCTATTAATACCACCCTTAAGCAATTTCCAACTGTCAACTCAGTTATTATTCTGGATAGAAATGGCAGATGCTTAAACGATCAAAGCGGTGAGAATACTTGCCTCAAGAAAGCCGAAAAATTGACAACTGAATCGGGATTATCGATTGACGGACTTGGATCAGTTAAAATCAACATGACTGTTGCTCAGGCATCAAGCGTTGCTGGGACTCAAATAGTTCCATCCCGGCAAAATCCCAATCGCGTCTGTGACTATTACAAGCCAGCAAATGGGCCTGAGGGTGTTACTTTCATGGTCACGGAAGGTCGTATCGCTACGGTAGAAGTTGAAACCAATAAAATTACCACTGTTCATGGTATCAAAGTTGACGATACAGAAAGCACGATTAAGTCTGCTTATCCCGGACAAATTCAGGTAAATCGTCTTCTCAACAGCGAAAAAGGTAAAGCCTGGGTCCTTCAACCAAGCAGCTTTGCTGACAAAGACTTGCGTCTCGTTTTTGTCTCTCCGAATGGCGAGACTGTATCTCGAATGATTGCTGGTAAAGTTCCAGAAGTTAATTATGCAGAAGGCTGTCTTGATGTTCGCCCTGGTTGA
- a CDS encoding glutamate-5-semialdehyde dehydrogenase, giving the protein MAINAFTPTPDPMTAVSRAYEASLELATTKGVERSRAVAAMAQALQRSLDDILEANTLDLEASREMAAHELILDWLKLTPERLQATIHILQRLAELSDPIRRVMNATYQLEHSQTYSQLMPLGVIALIYEAFPELGAIAAGMCLKTGNSLILRGGSEASHSNTVIAQVLQSALERAGMPPGCLELLPSEQGASIRDLVIQDRYINLVIPYGRPSLVQKVIQLSTAPVLKSAMGNCYLYWSPTGSLEMARNAIIDSHQSDPDPVNAIEKVLIHPACKPSSLTMLWNSLKEKGFQLRGDRDLVTQFPVLKLAEELEWSQSYLDKIVAFKLVESIEEAIIWINQYSSGHADCLVSESYQESRQFALGVNSASVYLNSSPRFSRNPKGGDSLFLGMSNQKGHRRGPIGLESFTTVKHVVQGHN; this is encoded by the coding sequence ATGGCAATCAACGCTTTTACTCCCACCCCCGATCCAATGACCGCCGTTAGTCGCGCTTATGAAGCTTCCCTGGAATTGGCAACCACCAAGGGAGTAGAGCGTAGCCGTGCTGTTGCAGCGATGGCGCAGGCACTTCAGAGATCCTTAGACGATATTTTGGAAGCCAACACCCTGGATCTAGAAGCGAGTCGGGAAATGGCAGCCCATGAGCTGATTTTAGATTGGCTGAAGCTGACACCCGAGCGGCTGCAAGCTACCATCCACATTTTGCAACGGTTAGCTGAGTTATCCGATCCGATCCGGCGGGTGATGAACGCGACTTATCAGCTAGAACACTCGCAAACCTACTCTCAGCTAATGCCGCTGGGGGTAATTGCCTTGATTTACGAAGCTTTTCCGGAGTTAGGAGCGATCGCTGCCGGGATGTGCCTAAAAACCGGCAACAGCCTGATTCTCCGAGGTGGGAGCGAAGCCAGCCACTCAAATACGGTCATTGCCCAAGTTTTACAATCAGCCTTAGAACGGGCAGGTATGCCACCCGGTTGTCTGGAGCTACTACCATCAGAGCAAGGCGCTTCCATCCGGGATTTAGTCATCCAAGACCGCTACATCAATTTGGTGATTCCCTACGGTCGCCCCAGTTTAGTCCAAAAGGTAATCCAGCTCTCAACTGCACCCGTCTTGAAGTCGGCGATGGGAAACTGCTACCTTTATTGGTCGCCTACAGGTAGCTTAGAGATGGCTCGGAACGCAATTATCGATAGTCATCAGAGCGATCCAGATCCCGTTAATGCGATCGAAAAGGTTTTGATTCATCCGGCTTGCAAACCTTCCTCTCTGACGATGCTTTGGAACAGCCTAAAGGAAAAAGGGTTTCAACTTCGAGGAGATCGAGATTTGGTGACACAATTTCCAGTTTTGAAACTGGCTGAGGAATTGGAGTGGAGTCAATCCTATCTCGACAAGATTGTGGCTTTTAAACTGGTAGAGAGTATCGAGGAAGCCATTATTTGGATTAATCAATACAGCAGCGGTCACGCCGACTGTCTAGTTTCTGAATCTTATCAAGAAAGCCGCCAATTTGCGCTCGGCGTAAATAGTGCCTCTGTGTATCTCAATTCTTCTCCCCGATTTTCCCGTAACCCGAAGGGAGGAGACTCATTATTTCTGGGAATGTCTAACCAAAAAGGACATCGTCGAGGACCTATTGGCTTGGAATCTTTTACCACTGTGAAGCACGTGGTACAGGGACACAACTAA
- the rpsN gene encoding 30S ribosomal protein S14 — protein MAKKSMIEREKKRQKMVDKYAAKRETLQEAFENAATQQQKLTIHRQIQQLPRNSAPTRLRNRCWVTGRPRGVYRDFGLSRNVMREWAHQGLLPGVVKSSW, from the coding sequence ATGGCTAAAAAGAGCATGATTGAGCGGGAGAAAAAACGCCAGAAGATGGTGGATAAGTATGCCGCTAAGCGTGAAACGTTGCAGGAAGCATTTGAGAATGCAGCAACCCAACAACAGAAACTGACGATTCATCGGCAGATACAGCAACTGCCACGCAACAGTGCGCCCACGCGCTTGCGGAATCGCTGCTGGGTAACTGGGCGTCCTAGAGGCGTATACCGGGATTTTGGTCTGTCTCGCAACGTGATGCGGGAATGGGCACACCAAGGTCTGTTGCCGGGTGTGGTCAAGTCTAGCTGGTAG
- the nth gene encoding endonuclease III, with the protein MNITRTWSAKQQRALEILIRLKRLYPDAPCTLNYETPVQLLVATILSAQCTDERVNQVTPALFARFPDAPALANADITELETLIRSTGFYRNKAKNIQGACLLIVEKFKGEVPKRMELLLELPGVARKTANVVLAHAYGINQGVTVDTHVKRLSHRLGLTEHTDPVRIERDLMRLLPLEDWENWSIRLVYHGRAICKARNPACHACVLADSCPSANLSPSDSVNISLATSPQIVEASN; encoded by the coding sequence ATGAACATTACCCGTACATGGTCAGCTAAGCAGCAGCGTGCTTTAGAGATTCTGATTCGCCTGAAGCGATTGTATCCAGATGCACCCTGTACGCTGAACTATGAGACGCCAGTACAGTTATTGGTGGCAACTATTCTCTCCGCTCAATGTACCGATGAGCGGGTGAATCAAGTAACACCGGCATTATTTGCGAGGTTTCCCGACGCTCCAGCTTTGGCAAATGCTGATATTACTGAGTTGGAAACCCTGATCCGTTCAACCGGCTTTTATCGCAACAAGGCTAAAAATATTCAAGGTGCCTGCCTCCTGATTGTGGAGAAATTTAAAGGAGAGGTGCCAAAACGAATGGAATTGTTGCTGGAATTACCAGGAGTAGCGCGAAAGACAGCAAATGTAGTTCTCGCTCATGCCTACGGCATCAATCAAGGCGTGACGGTGGATACCCATGTGAAGCGTCTCAGCCACCGATTGGGTTTGACAGAACATACAGACCCAGTGCGGATAGAGCGAGATTTAATGAGACTATTGCCTCTAGAGGATTGGGAAAATTGGTCAATTCGGTTGGTCTATCATGGTCGGGCAATTTGTAAAGCCAGAAATCCGGCGTGCCATGCTTGTGTCCTCGCGGATTCGTGTCCTTCTGCCAATTTGTCGCCATCGGATTCTGTAAATATTAGCCTCGCCACATCCCCTCAAATTGTGGAAGCTTCTAATTGA
- a CDS encoding acyl-CoA desaturase: protein MTVATTTKDQEQVRQDSPLRPDWVIIIYMAGLHIAALFALLPSNFSWAAVGVAVFFHWVTGGLGITLGFHRLVTHRSFQTPKWLEYFFVLCGTLSCQGGPINWIGIHRLHHLHSDENLDPHDSNKGFWWSHMGWMLYKNPADTDIPRVTKDISGDPVYQFLQNYFIPIQVVLGLILYALGGWPFVVWGIFARVVAVFHCTWFVNSATHKFGYRTYDSEDRSTNCWWVALLTYGEGWHNNHHAFQYSARHGLKWWEIDLTWMTIHFLQTLGLASKVKLVEESKQ from the coding sequence ATGACTGTTGCGACCACAACGAAAGATCAAGAACAGGTAAGACAAGACTCGCCTCTCCGTCCTGATTGGGTCATTATTATCTACATGGCTGGGTTACACATCGCAGCGCTTTTCGCCCTACTTCCCAGTAACTTCAGCTGGGCTGCGGTTGGTGTCGCCGTCTTTTTCCACTGGGTGACGGGTGGTTTGGGAATTACGCTGGGATTTCATCGTCTGGTAACGCATCGTAGTTTCCAAACGCCTAAGTGGTTAGAATACTTCTTTGTTCTCTGCGGCACCCTTTCCTGCCAAGGAGGTCCGATTAACTGGATCGGCATACACCGCCTCCATCATTTGCACTCCGATGAAAACTTAGATCCTCATGATTCCAACAAAGGCTTTTGGTGGAGTCACATGGGCTGGATGCTTTATAAAAACCCTGCGGATACAGACATCCCTCGCGTTACTAAAGATATTTCTGGCGACCCAGTTTATCAATTTTTACAAAACTATTTCATTCCCATTCAGGTTGTCTTAGGTCTAATTCTTTACGCCTTGGGCGGTTGGCCTTTTGTGGTCTGGGGAATTTTTGCTCGGGTTGTAGCAGTGTTTCATTGCACTTGGTTTGTCAACAGTGCAACGCATAAATTTGGCTATCGCACTTACGATTCTGAGGATCGCTCAACTAATTGTTGGTGGGTGGCTTTACTCACTTATGGCGAAGGTTGGCACAACAACCACCATGCTTTTCAATATTCCGCTCGACATGGCTTAAAGTGGTGGGAAATTGACCTGACGTGGATGACTATTCACTTCCTTCAGACGCTCGGTTTAGCCTCGAAGGTAAAACTGGTCGAAGAAAGTAAACAATAA
- the crtA gene encoding cyanoexosortase A, whose amino-acid sequence MSRLKLVKDLKFWLIAIAAGLITIHLTLTWRSGNIELLSTSFLFWAAVSSLLWQKRDGLQLKSDAFSSIVGFALISLVLFKSLYPGYGFTLHVTPLISMLALGLIASGVKGLKQYWRELLLLAFFVLNQELILKFFNVSLLTAKFTSVILWFLGFPIVQRGEILSLPTGSVQIGGACAGVGTILQLLGLALVVLLIFPTKLKEKILLPFVAVIVAFTLNGIRVALMTVLAGLSNKEAFEYWHLGDGSLIFSMISVFIFGLICRFWLLKPGTEMAKL is encoded by the coding sequence ATGAGCAGGCTAAAACTTGTCAAAGACTTGAAATTCTGGTTGATAGCGATCGCGGCAGGCTTAATTACGATTCATCTTACTTTGACTTGGAGGAGTGGCAATATTGAACTGCTGAGTACAAGTTTCTTATTTTGGGCTGCGGTATCATCCCTGCTTTGGCAGAAACGGGACGGATTACAGCTAAAAAGCGACGCTTTTTCTAGCATTGTTGGGTTCGCACTGATTAGTTTGGTACTCTTTAAAAGTCTTTACCCCGGCTATGGTTTTACCCTTCACGTTACACCTTTGATTTCAATGCTGGCCTTGGGTTTAATTGCCTCTGGGGTTAAAGGATTAAAGCAGTATTGGCGGGAATTGCTGCTTCTGGCTTTTTTTGTCTTAAATCAAGAACTAATATTGAAATTTTTCAATGTATCTTTATTAACCGCTAAATTCACATCTGTTATTCTTTGGTTTTTAGGATTCCCCATTGTGCAACGAGGGGAAATTTTAAGTTTGCCAACCGGATCTGTACAAATTGGCGGAGCTTGTGCTGGTGTAGGTACTATCCTTCAGCTATTGGGGTTAGCTTTAGTTGTTTTACTAATTTTTCCAACTAAATTGAAGGAAAAGATTTTATTGCCATTCGTTGCTGTTATCGTAGCCTTTACATTAAATGGGATACGAGTAGCTTTGATGACTGTTTTGGCAGGATTGTCAAACAAAGAAGCTTTTGAATATTGGCATCTTGGTGATGGTTCTTTAATCTTTTCTATGATTTCTGTATTTATTTTTGGATTAATTTGTCGATTTTGGCTGTTAAAACCAGGCACCGAAATGGCAAAGCTGTAG
- a CDS encoding methionine gamma-lyase family protein, translating to MNSFQQLQEAEKVLFPIFSAIDATVKQNLKRVLEAFRHHRVGAHHFAGVTGYGHDDLGRQTLDRVFADVMGAEAAAVRVQFVSGTHAIACALFGVLRPGDEMLAVVGAPYDTLEEVIGLRGQGQGSLLDFGVSYKELALTGEGIIDWQALATTVSDRTRLVLIQRSCGYSWRPSLSITDIEKIVFLVKQQNPHTICFVDNCYGEFIEEQEPTAVGADLMAGSLIKNPGGTIVTAGGYVAGRADLVEAAACRLTAPGIGSSGGASFDQHRLMFQGLFLAPQMVGEAMKGNHLTAYVFDQLGYAVNPLPMAPRRDVIQAIKLGSREKMIAFCRAIQQHSPIDSYVDPVPGDMPGYESQLVMAGGTFIEGSTSELSSDGPLREPYVVFCQGGTHWTHVAIALEAAIEAVGPA from the coding sequence ATGAACAGCTTTCAACAGCTACAGGAAGCAGAAAAGGTACTGTTTCCGATTTTTTCCGCAATTGACGCGACAGTCAAGCAAAATCTCAAACGAGTGCTGGAAGCCTTTCGTCACCATCGGGTGGGGGCGCACCATTTCGCTGGTGTCACCGGCTACGGTCACGATGATTTAGGGCGTCAGACGCTCGATCGGGTATTTGCAGACGTGATGGGTGCCGAAGCTGCTGCGGTTCGAGTGCAGTTTGTGTCCGGTACTCATGCGATCGCTTGTGCTTTATTTGGCGTTCTTCGTCCTGGAGATGAAATGCTGGCAGTCGTCGGTGCCCCCTATGACACGCTAGAAGAAGTCATTGGTTTGCGAGGACAAGGCCAAGGCTCCTTACTTGATTTTGGCGTTAGTTACAAAGAATTGGCTCTTACTGGCGAAGGAATTATTGATTGGCAAGCGCTGGCGACAACAGTTAGCGATCGCACTCGTCTCGTCTTAATCCAGCGTTCCTGCGGCTATTCCTGGCGTCCTAGTCTTTCGATTACCGACATCGAAAAAATTGTTTTCCTGGTTAAACAACAAAACCCCCACACGATTTGTTTCGTCGATAATTGTTACGGGGAATTTATTGAAGAACAGGAACCCACCGCTGTCGGTGCCGATCTGATGGCTGGCTCTTTGATTAAAAATCCTGGTGGTACTATCGTAACTGCTGGCGGCTATGTTGCGGGTCGGGCAGACTTAGTAGAAGCCGCCGCCTGTCGTTTGACGGCACCAGGAATTGGCAGTAGTGGCGGTGCCAGTTTCGATCAACATCGCCTGATGTTCCAAGGATTGTTTCTCGCACCGCAAATGGTCGGGGAAGCGATGAAAGGGAATCACCTGACGGCTTACGTTTTCGATCAGCTGGGTTATGCCGTGAATCCTTTACCAATGGCACCCCGTCGAGACGTGATTCAAGCCATCAAATTGGGTTCGCGTGAGAAGATGATTGCCTTTTGTCGAGCCATTCAACAGCACTCGCCTATCGATTCCTATGTCGATCCCGTACCCGGTGATATGCCGGGATATGAGAGCCAGCTAGTGATGGCTGGAGGTACGTTTATTGAAGGCAGCACCTCTGAATTGTCATCCGATGGGCCGCTGCGAGAGCCATACGTTGTATTTTGTCAAGGAGGAACCCATTGGACTCATGTAGCGATCGCTCTTGAAGCCGCAATTGAAGCCGTGGGACCCGCTTAA
- the rseP gene encoding RIP metalloprotease RseP, whose product MPVFAAIAVLALLIVVHELGHFMAARLQGIHVNRFSLGFGPILWKYQGSETEYAIRAFPLGGFVGFPDDDPDSDIPPEDPNLLRNRPILDRAIVISAGVIANLLFAYLLLATQLGLVGVQEFNYQPGVLVPQVASEVSSAALKAGIKAGDIILLADGQPLKASKEAIPKLMEVIQNNPNQPIPLSVERQGQIISLTVTPQPGSDGKGRIGVQLAPSGKVVRRHLKNPVEVLTTAATKYQEFVVLTAQGFIQLISNFGETADQVAGPVKIVELGASIAKSDAANLFQFAALISINLAIINILPLPALDGGQLAFLLIEGLRGKPLPTQIQDGIMQTGLMLLLGLGIFLIVRDTANLAWVQNLLQ is encoded by the coding sequence ATGCCTGTTTTTGCGGCGATCGCAGTTTTGGCACTTTTGATTGTGGTACATGAGCTGGGTCATTTCATGGCAGCTCGTCTTCAAGGAATTCACGTCAACCGCTTCTCCCTTGGTTTTGGCCCAATCCTCTGGAAGTACCAGGGATCGGAAACCGAATATGCCATCCGAGCTTTTCCTCTAGGCGGATTTGTCGGTTTCCCTGATGATGACCCCGACAGTGATATCCCCCCAGAAGACCCCAATCTACTACGCAACCGGCCCATCCTCGACCGAGCCATTGTCATCAGCGCGGGTGTCATCGCCAATTTGCTATTTGCTTACTTGTTGCTAGCGACTCAACTGGGTCTCGTGGGCGTTCAGGAATTTAATTATCAGCCTGGTGTCCTGGTTCCCCAAGTCGCCTCAGAGGTAAGTTCTGCTGCACTTAAAGCTGGCATCAAAGCAGGAGACATTATTCTCTTAGCAGACGGTCAACCACTGAAAGCCTCCAAGGAAGCCATCCCAAAGCTTATGGAGGTCATTCAAAACAATCCCAACCAGCCGATCCCCCTAAGTGTTGAACGTCAAGGTCAAATCATTTCCCTGACCGTAACACCGCAGCCTGGAAGCGACGGGAAAGGTCGCATCGGTGTCCAGCTAGCTCCTAGCGGTAAAGTAGTGCGTCGGCACCTCAAGAATCCTGTAGAAGTTTTGACCACTGCGGCTACAAAGTACCAAGAATTTGTAGTTTTAACGGCTCAGGGCTTTATACAACTGATCAGTAACTTTGGCGAAACCGCCGATCAGGTTGCTGGGCCAGTTAAAATTGTGGAACTTGGTGCCAGTATTGCCAAGTCAGACGCGGCGAATCTGTTTCAGTTTGCTGCCTTGATCAGCATTAACCTTGCGATTATCAACATTTTGCCTCTACCGGCTCTCGATGGTGGTCAACTAGCTTTCTTATTGATTGAAGGCTTGCGGGGTAAACCTTTGCCGACTCAAATCCAAGATGGCATTATGCAAACTGGGTTGATGTTGCTGCTGGGTTTGGGAATTTTCTTGATTGTTCGAGACACTGCTAACTTGGCGTGGGTTCAAAACCTCTTGCAATGA
- a CDS encoding Coenzyme F420 hydrogenase/dehydrogenase, beta subunit C-terminal domain, with product MTSVRPHDKAKALKPSSRRPAKELCSECGLCDTYYIHYVKEACAFLNQQIADLEEQIHGRSRNLDNPDDWYFGVSQEMMAARKTEPIEGAQWTGIVSTIAIEMLNRGMVEGVVCVQNTKEDRFQPMPIIARTPEEILAARVNKPTLSPNLSVLEQIEQSGMKRLLVIGVGCQIQALRAVEKELGLEKLYVLGTPCVDNVNRAGLQKFLETTSRSPDTVVHYEFMQDFRVHFKHEDGSMEMVPFFGLKTNQLKDVFAPSCMSCFDYVNSLADLVVGYMGAPFGWQWIVVRNDTGKEMLDLVQDQIDTQPVMSHGNRKEAVQQSIPAYDKGVTLPMWAAKLMGVVIEKIGPKGLEYARFSIDSHFTRNYLYMKRNHPEKLEAHVPEYAKRIVGQYQLPEN from the coding sequence ATGACTTCGGTGCGCCCTCACGATAAAGCCAAAGCCCTGAAACCCTCTAGCCGTCGCCCTGCTAAAGAACTCTGTAGCGAATGTGGGCTGTGCGACACATACTATATTCACTATGTCAAGGAAGCGTGTGCATTTCTTAATCAGCAGATAGCTGATCTGGAAGAACAAATTCACGGAAGAAGCCGCAATCTGGATAATCCCGATGATTGGTATTTTGGGGTTAGTCAAGAGATGATGGCGGCGCGGAAAACTGAGCCAATTGAGGGGGCGCAGTGGACGGGAATTGTCAGCACCATTGCCATTGAAATGCTCAATCGTGGCATGGTTGAGGGCGTCGTCTGCGTCCAGAATACTAAGGAAGACAGATTTCAGCCGATGCCGATAATTGCTCGGACACCCGAAGAAATTCTGGCAGCGCGGGTGAATAAACCAACGCTGTCGCCTAATCTTTCTGTGTTGGAGCAAATTGAGCAATCTGGGATGAAGCGGCTGTTAGTAATTGGCGTTGGTTGCCAAATTCAAGCATTACGAGCCGTGGAGAAGGAACTGGGACTAGAAAAGCTTTATGTTTTGGGTACGCCCTGTGTGGATAATGTTAACCGCGCCGGGTTGCAAAAATTCTTGGAAACCACTAGCCGTTCCCCGGATACAGTCGTGCATTACGAGTTTATGCAAGATTTCCGGGTTCACTTCAAGCACGAGGATGGCTCTATGGAAATGGTGCCTTTCTTTGGACTGAAGACTAACCAGTTGAAGGATGTCTTTGCTCCTTCTTGCATGAGCTGTTTTGATTATGTGAATTCTTTGGCAGATTTAGTAGTAGGTTACATGGGCGCACCCTTTGGCTGGCAGTGGATTGTGGTGCGGAATGACACTGGCAAAGAAATGCTGGATTTGGTGCAAGATCAGATAGATACGCAGCCAGTGATGTCCCACGGAAACCGCAAAGAAGCTGTACAACAAAGTATCCCCGCCTACGATAAAGGCGTTACACTCCCGATGTGGGCGGCAAAGTTGATGGGAGTTGTGATTGAAAAAATTGGCCCCAAAGGTTTAGAGTATGCCCGTTTCTCCATTGATTCCCACTTCACCCGCAATTATTTGTATATGAAGCGCAATCATCCAGAGAAGTTAGAAGCGCACGTACCAGAATATGCCAAGCGGATTGTCGGGCAGTATCAGTTACCAGAGAATTAA
- the aat gene encoding leucyl/phenylalanyl-tRNA--protein transferase: protein MEFDIPTIIQGYAQGYFLMADDDNGLGWYSSRQRTLVPLDGQFRYPKSLRRVLNQERFTVAVNRDFQGVVAGCADRETTWISPELQEIYLALYEEGWAYSFETWQGEELAGGILGLVIGGAFIGESMFYRIPEGSKVAMVKLVERLRSRNFAFFDAQMMNPHLERFGAYIIDDSQYQVLLRKALQRRCSLV from the coding sequence ATGGAGTTTGATATTCCCACCATTATTCAGGGGTATGCCCAAGGCTACTTCCTGATGGCGGATGACGACAATGGCTTGGGATGGTATTCCAGCCGTCAGAGAACACTCGTTCCCCTCGATGGGCAATTTCGCTACCCGAAGTCACTGCGGCGTGTTCTCAACCAAGAACGCTTTACTGTTGCCGTCAATCGGGATTTCCAGGGTGTGGTGGCTGGGTGTGCGGATCGAGAAACAACGTGGATTTCCCCAGAACTACAAGAGATTTATTTGGCACTCTATGAAGAGGGTTGGGCTTATAGCTTCGAGACTTGGCAGGGAGAGGAACTGGCTGGAGGAATTTTAGGACTTGTCATCGGGGGTGCGTTTATTGGGGAATCCATGTTCTACCGGATTCCAGAGGGGTCAAAGGTGGCGATGGTGAAGTTGGTGGAAAGATTGCGATCGCGCAATTTTGCTTTCTTTGATGCCCAAATGATGAACCCCCATTTAGAGCGCTTTGGTGCCTACATCATTGACGATTCACAATATCAAGTCCTGTTACGGAAAGCGTTGCAGCGTCGGTGTTCTTTAGTATAG